Proteins encoded within one genomic window of Candidatus Syntrophocurvum alkaliphilum:
- a CDS encoding NAD(P)H-dependent flavin oxidoreductase, with product MNFLEGLKIGDIKTKIPIVQGGMGVGISLSGLASAVAKEGGIGVIAAAGIGMLEPDGHSNYIEASIRRLRSEIRKAREISDGVIGVNIMVALSNFSDMVKTSIEEEVDVIFAGGGLPLTLPQYLKGSTGKTKLVPIISTARVASLICKRWVEKYDYLPDAIVVEGPEAGGHLGFKQEEIDNPNYSLEKLVPEVVKDVKNYEEKYNKSIPVIAAGGIYSGEDIAKVLQLGASGVQMATRFVTTHECDAATEFKEAYINSTENDTVIIKSPVGMPGRALTNKFIEDVNKGVKTPFKCPYHCIKTCDYQNSPYCIAITLINAQRGKFKYGFAFAGKNAYKTNEIISVKELMENLVSEYKNAVSQ from the coding sequence ATGAATTTTTTAGAAGGACTAAAAATAGGAGATATAAAAACAAAAATTCCAATTGTACAAGGAGGAATGGGGGTAGGGATTTCTTTATCTGGTTTAGCTTCCGCTGTAGCTAAAGAAGGAGGAATTGGGGTAATTGCAGCAGCAGGAATAGGGATGCTTGAACCTGATGGACATTCAAATTATATTGAAGCTAGTATAAGACGTCTTAGAAGTGAAATACGCAAAGCTAGAGAAATCTCTGATGGAGTCATTGGAGTTAATATTATGGTAGCCTTATCTAACTTTTCTGATATGGTAAAAACCTCCATAGAGGAAGAGGTAGATGTAATTTTTGCAGGTGGCGGACTTCCACTTACTCTTCCACAATATTTAAAGGGAAGTACAGGTAAAACTAAACTAGTGCCTATAATATCCACAGCACGAGTTGCAAGTCTTATTTGTAAAAGATGGGTAGAAAAGTATGATTATCTCCCAGATGCCATAGTGGTTGAGGGGCCAGAAGCTGGTGGTCATCTAGGGTTTAAACAAGAGGAAATTGATAACCCTAACTATAGCCTTGAAAAATTAGTTCCTGAAGTTGTAAAAGATGTTAAGAATTACGAAGAGAAATATAACAAATCTATTCCAGTAATAGCTGCTGGAGGGATTTATTCCGGAGAAGATATTGCAAAGGTATTACAATTAGGTGCTTCTGGTGTACAAATGGCCACTAGATTCGTAACTACACACGAATGTGATGCAGCTACCGAGTTTAAAGAAGCTTACATAAACAGTACAGAAAATGATACTGTAATTATTAAAAGTCCAGTAGGAATGCCTGGAAGAGCTTTAACAAATAAATTTATTGAGGATGTCAATAAAGGAGTGAAAACACCTTTCAAGTGTCCATATCACTGTATTAAAACATGTGACTACCAAAATAGTCCTTATTGTATAGCTATAACTTTGATTAATGCCCAAAGAGGAAAATTTAAATATGGATTTGCATTTGCAGGAAAAAATGCTTACAAAACTAATGAAATAATATCAGTTAAAGAATTAATGGAAAATCTTGTTAGTGAGTATAAAAATGCTGTAAGTCAATAA
- a CDS encoding peptidoglycan-binding protein: MARLITAITIAILCTFIFINDSHAQAIDRTDFPVLSIAEPAMQGDAVLLLQERLSELGHDIKPTSVFDSKTKERVKLFQIANSIEADGIVTQEVWELMFEKSMQPSAVIASDNIEEEQAKMLIEIDTVHKTLTVYKNGEFFKKYPCAVGKSKTPSPLGEWKIVHKGLNWGSGFGTRWMGLNVPWGIYGIHGTNKPGSIGTAASHGCIRMFNRDVEELYPQIPYGTRVRIVEDGKLFPGDFKPRKLTKKMSGQDVVYVQSQLKELGYVFDNADGRFGNMTEFTVKYYQAWNGLDITGEVTEEMYRSMGMID; the protein is encoded by the coding sequence ATGGCTCGTTTAATAACTGCTATAACAATAGCTATATTATGTACATTCATTTTTATAAATGACAGTCATGCTCAAGCAATTGATAGAACAGATTTTCCAGTACTTTCAATAGCAGAACCAGCAATGCAAGGTGATGCTGTATTGTTATTACAAGAAAGGCTAAGTGAGCTTGGTCACGATATTAAACCAACTAGTGTTTTTGATAGTAAAACAAAGGAAAGAGTTAAACTTTTTCAAATAGCTAACTCAATAGAAGCTGATGGTATAGTAACTCAAGAAGTTTGGGAATTAATGTTTGAAAAATCAATGCAACCAAGTGCTGTAATAGCCAGTGATAATATTGAAGAAGAACAAGCAAAAATGCTAATTGAGATTGATACAGTTCATAAAACATTAACAGTTTATAAGAATGGAGAATTTTTTAAAAAATATCCATGTGCAGTAGGAAAAAGCAAGACTCCATCACCCCTTGGAGAATGGAAAATAGTACACAAAGGATTAAACTGGGGAAGCGGATTTGGAACTAGATGGATGGGCTTAAATGTCCCCTGGGGCATATATGGAATTCATGGTACCAATAAACCAGGCTCAATAGGAACAGCTGCATCACATGGTTGTATTCGTATGTTTAATCGAGATGTAGAAGAATTATATCCACAAATACCTTATGGTACAAGAGTTAGAATAGTAGAAGATGGCAAACTTTTTCCTGGAGATTTTAAGCCTAGGAAACTAACTAAGAAAATGTCAGGTCAAGATGTGGTTTACGTTCAAAGTCAATTAAAAGAATTAGGATATGTATTTGATAATGCTGATGGCAGATTTGGAAACATGACAGAATTCACAGTAAAATACTATCAAGCATGGAATGGATTAGATATAACAGGCGAAGTAACAGAAGAAATGTATCGTTCAATGGGAATGATAGACTGA
- a CDS encoding FadR/GntR family transcriptional regulator: MIISFKPIKTKKIYEEIVEQLKAMITMGQLRPGDKLPSEREMVESLGVSRASVREALTSLEAIGILDIRPGEGTFVRQTSNSETFGPLALVLAVEQNPGAQMMEVRRVLETECAALAATRATEENLKNISDSLEKMKSAKTVTEAVAFDLRFHFAIAEATQNTILLRMMNTIADLMHNTFRTNREKLYAKQGHAPKIISEHHEILQAIKERKAEKARQKMLEHINNIESGIQLDINLDK; this comes from the coding sequence TTGATCATAAGCTTTAAACCTATAAAAACCAAAAAAATCTATGAAGAGATAGTTGAACAGTTAAAAGCTATGATAACCATGGGGCAACTTAGACCTGGGGATAAACTGCCATCAGAACGAGAAATGGTTGAATCTCTGGGTGTAAGTCGTGCTTCAGTTAGAGAAGCTTTAACCTCACTTGAAGCTATAGGCATTCTTGATATAAGACCTGGAGAAGGTACTTTTGTAAGACAAACAAGTAATTCTGAAACATTTGGTCCACTTGCATTAGTACTTGCTGTAGAACAAAATCCAGGTGCTCAAATGATGGAAGTCCGCCGAGTTTTAGAAACAGAATGTGCTGCTTTAGCGGCTACAAGAGCAACTGAAGAAAACTTAAAAAATATTTCTGATAGTCTTGAAAAAATGAAATCAGCAAAAACTGTTACTGAAGCTGTAGCTTTCGATTTGCGATTTCATTTTGCTATTGCAGAGGCAACACAAAACACTATTCTCTTAAGAATGATGAATACAATTGCTGATTTAATGCACAATACTTTTAGAACCAACAGAGAAAAACTATATGCCAAACAAGGACATGCACCAAAAATAATTAGTGAACACCATGAAATACTTCAAGCTATTAAAGAAAGAAAAGCCGAAAAAGCAAGACAAAAAATGTTAGAACATATTAACAACATAGAATCCGGAATTCAACTTGATATAAATTTAGATAAATAA
- a CDS encoding 2-oxoacid:acceptor oxidoreductase family protein: MKKEITFAGFGGQGVLTMGLFLANAGMSEKKKVSYVPAYGAEMRGGTANCTVIISDKEISSPVVAYPEIVVAMNHPSLEKFEPKVKKGGLLLVNKSLVKREVERNDITSLMIPTQELASEAGLARGSNMVMLGALLHLNNIINNENIHDYLIKTFKGKYLDKMPLNMATIEAGMKYVKEFKEKNIAV; the protein is encoded by the coding sequence ATGAAAAAAGAAATTACTTTTGCTGGTTTTGGTGGTCAAGGCGTTCTAACAATGGGATTGTTTTTAGCTAATGCTGGAATGAGTGAAAAGAAAAAGGTTTCTTATGTACCAGCATATGGTGCAGAAATGCGAGGAGGTACAGCAAACTGTACTGTTATAATTTCTGATAAGGAAATTAGTTCTCCTGTTGTTGCTTATCCAGAAATAGTAGTAGCAATGAATCATCCATCTTTAGAAAAATTTGAACCAAAGGTAAAAAAAGGTGGACTTTTACTAGTGAATAAATCTCTTGTTAAGAGAGAAGTTGAAAGAAATGATATAACATCTTTGATGATTCCTACACAAGAATTAGCTTCAGAAGCTGGGCTTGCTCGTGGTTCAAATATGGTTATGCTAGGTGCATTACTTCATCTTAATAATATAATTAATAATGAAAACATTCATGATTATCTCATTAAGACATTTAAAGGAAAATATCTTGACAAAATGCCTCTTAACATGGCAACTATAGAAGCAGGAATGAAGTATGTAAAAGAATTCAAAGAAAAAAACATAGCTGTTTAA
- a CDS encoding 3-methyl-2-oxobutanoate dehydrogenase subunit VorB, whose amino-acid sequence MSELVLMKGNEAIGEAAIKANCRYFFGYPITPQTEVLEHLGRRLPEEGGSYVQAESEISAINMVFGAASAGARVMTASSSPGISLMQEGISYIASAQLPAVIVNIMRGAPGLGGIHPSQADYTQSVKGGGHGDYKLIVLAPSSVQELIDFTILSFELAEKYRTPVVLFGDGMLGQMMEPVVIPEIKPVPIDRPWATTGMGDRDKPNIVHTLYLPTEQLEDHCNMLFDKYQVIEQEEKRSQDFFTEDAEILLVSFGIASRVTKAAVEMARENGIKAGLFRPITLWPFPDEALKNAAKNAKLVISSEINMGQMIEDVRLTLGNQIPIELFNRIGQVPTPDEIFEFIKKQAGEVLK is encoded by the coding sequence ATGAGTGAATTAGTATTGATGAAAGGAAATGAAGCTATCGGCGAAGCTGCCATAAAGGCTAACTGTCGTTACTTCTTTGGATATCCAATTACACCACAAACTGAAGTACTTGAACACTTAGGACGTAGACTTCCTGAAGAAGGTGGATCTTATGTTCAAGCAGAAAGTGAAATATCTGCTATAAATATGGTATTTGGCGCAGCATCTGCTGGAGCAAGAGTTATGACTGCATCATCAAGTCCCGGTATATCATTAATGCAAGAGGGTATTTCCTATATAGCTTCTGCACAATTGCCAGCAGTAATTGTAAACATAATGAGAGGTGCTCCGGGTTTAGGTGGAATACATCCTTCACAAGCTGATTATACCCAGTCAGTTAAAGGTGGAGGTCACGGAGATTATAAACTAATAGTGCTAGCTCCATCTTCAGTACAAGAACTTATAGATTTTACTATACTATCATTTGAGTTAGCAGAAAAATATCGTACACCTGTAGTTTTATTTGGAGATGGTATGCTTGGGCAAATGATGGAGCCTGTGGTAATACCTGAAATAAAGCCTGTTCCAATAGATAGACCTTGGGCAACTACAGGTATGGGAGATAGAGATAAACCTAATATTGTTCATACTCTCTATTTGCCAACTGAGCAATTAGAAGATCATTGTAATATGCTTTTTGATAAATATCAGGTAATTGAGCAAGAAGAAAAAAGATCACAAGATTTCTTTACAGAAGATGCGGAGATATTATTAGTTTCTTTTGGCATTGCTAGCAGAGTTACAAAGGCAGCAGTAGAAATGGCACGCGAAAATGGTATAAAAGCAGGGCTATTTAGACCTATTACTCTTTGGCCATTTCCTGATGAAGCATTAAAAAATGCTGCTAAAAATGCAAAGCTTGTAATTAGTTCTGAAATAAATATGGGTCAAATGATTGAAGATGTTCGATTAACATTAGGTAATCAAATACCTATTGAATTATTTAATCGTATAGGTCAGGTACCTACTCCTGACGAAATATTTGAATTTATTAAGAAACAAGCCGGGGAGGTGCTAAAGTAA
- a CDS encoding 4Fe-4S dicluster domain-containing protein, with product MAKVKFQIERCKGCGLCVEYCAKKIISLSDEMNSLGYNFPVVEDMELCNGCAICALMCPDVIIEVEGD from the coding sequence GTGGCAAAAGTAAAATTTCAAATTGAACGCTGTAAAGGTTGCGGGCTTTGTGTAGAGTACTGTGCAAAGAAAATTATCTCCCTAAGTGATGAAATGAATAGTCTGGGTTATAATTTCCCTGTTGTTGAAGACATGGAGTTATGCAATGGATGTGCTATATGTGCATTGATGTGTCCAGATGTAATTATTGAGGTAGAGGGGGATTAA
- the yedF gene encoding sulfurtransferase-like selenium metabolism protein YedF, which produces MKITVDARGLSCPQPVVLTKKALEDSGTEEIITIVDNKIALENVTKYINSLNLTSEINEKSGEYYINILKEEFSATTDMDEISNTVILITSNVFGKGDDELGNILMKSYMYSLSQIANEIKCIIFMNSGVLLTTEGSDLIKNIEIMEDQGVEIISCGTCLDFYKLQDKLMVGNIGNMYTISEKMITAGKVITI; this is translated from the coding sequence TTGAAAATAACTGTAGATGCAAGAGGGCTATCATGTCCACAACCCGTAGTATTAACCAAAAAAGCCCTTGAAGATAGTGGGACAGAAGAAATAATAACAATTGTTGATAATAAAATTGCATTAGAAAATGTAACAAAATATATAAATAGCTTAAATTTAACAAGTGAAATAAATGAAAAAAGTGGAGAGTATTATATTAACATATTGAAAGAAGAGTTTTCAGCTACTACTGATATGGATGAAATAAGTAATACTGTCATACTTATAACTAGTAATGTTTTTGGAAAAGGTGATGATGAATTAGGGAATATACTAATGAAAAGCTATATGTACTCACTATCTCAAATTGCTAATGAAATAAAGTGCATAATCTTTATGAATAGTGGAGTGCTTTTAACTACGGAAGGTTCTGATTTAATTAAAAACATAGAAATAATGGAAGATCAAGGTGTAGAAATAATTTCTTGTGGCACTTGCTTAGACTTCTATAAGCTTCAGGATAAATTAATGGTCGGAAATATAGGCAACATGTACACCATTTCAGAAAAAATGATAACCGCAGGTAAGGTTATAACAATATAA
- a CDS encoding spore germination protein codes for MRKLGKKNAKNQQDNNTDIMLSNEEIKLPLPLNEKLELLKPYLETNHDIIYRELYIKAFNIKAVIIYIEGIANDQYLHDNIIKPLILNNSYQTPLDKTIIDQISHTTIAVGNIQKSNNLQTIINHIFDGMTVLLCDGLDEALVFDIHGGEFRGIEEPTTEKSLRGNKEGFSEILDISLPLIRRRLKDPNLVVEKTIVGQRSRTQVAILYIKDIADPKIVTEVKKRINNIDIDNVFEGSYIEQMIEDNSYSLFAQIRTTERPDKAAALLAEGRIVVLTDGSPTALSMPSLFIEYFQASEDYYERTLGGSFTRLTRIFAFFIAISFPAIYVALTAYHPALIPDGLIVPLIQARVQVPFPVLLELLIFELIIQLIIEAGLRMPTTVGQTVGVVAGIILGQAAIAANLASPAVIMVVAITAIATFALPTGSLILASRIIRLPFLILSSFFGILGYSLAMFLMIAHLMSLNSFGVPYLSPIAPTRYRDLKQDTYIRNFIWSIKKRPVTIPHQDINDIRNKGRDK; via the coding sequence ATGCGTAAGTTAGGCAAAAAGAATGCAAAAAACCAGCAAGATAATAATACTGATATTATGTTATCTAATGAAGAGATTAAGTTGCCTCTTCCTTTAAATGAAAAATTAGAATTACTAAAACCGTATTTAGAAACTAACCATGATATTATATATCGTGAGTTATATATTAAAGCATTCAATATAAAGGCAGTTATTATTTATATAGAAGGGATAGCAAATGATCAATATCTCCACGACAATATAATTAAACCTTTAATTTTAAACAATAGCTACCAAACACCACTGGATAAAACAATTATAGATCAAATTTCTCATACCACTATAGCGGTAGGAAATATACAAAAGTCTAATAACTTACAAACTATAATTAATCATATATTTGATGGAATGACAGTTCTGTTATGTGATGGACTTGACGAAGCTTTGGTTTTTGATATTCATGGTGGCGAGTTTCGGGGAATAGAAGAACCTACTACAGAAAAATCCTTACGAGGTAATAAAGAAGGGTTTTCTGAAATTCTTGATATAAGCTTACCACTTATCAGAAGGCGTTTAAAAGATCCTAATTTAGTTGTGGAAAAAACCATAGTAGGACAACGTAGCCGGACCCAAGTAGCTATTTTATATATTAAAGACATAGCTGATCCTAAAATAGTAACAGAAGTAAAAAAACGCATTAACAATATTGATATAGATAATGTTTTTGAAGGTAGTTATATAGAACAAATGATAGAAGATAATTCATATTCACTTTTTGCTCAAATAAGAACTACTGAACGACCTGATAAAGCAGCTGCATTACTAGCAGAAGGACGTATAGTTGTATTAACAGATGGTTCACCAACAGCTTTATCTATGCCTAGTTTATTTATAGAATATTTTCAAGCATCTGAAGATTATTATGAAAGAACTTTAGGCGGATCTTTTACACGACTAACTCGTATTTTTGCATTTTTTATTGCTATATCTTTTCCAGCAATATATGTTGCATTAACAGCTTATCACCCTGCATTAATACCTGATGGCCTTATTGTCCCTCTTATTCAGGCTAGAGTCCAAGTTCCTTTTCCTGTTCTTTTAGAACTACTTATTTTTGAACTAATAATACAACTAATAATAGAAGCAGGATTACGAATGCCTACTACTGTTGGGCAAACAGTAGGTGTTGTAGCCGGTATTATTTTAGGGCAAGCCGCTATAGCTGCTAATTTAGCTAGTCCAGCGGTAATTATGGTAGTGGCAATAACTGCTATTGCTACATTTGCTTTACCCACCGGTAGCTTAATATTAGCTAGTCGTATTATAAGACTACCTTTTTTGATACTCTCTTCTTTTTTTGGTATCTTAGGTTATTCTTTGGCTATGTTTCTAATGATAGCTCACCTTATGAGTTTAAATAGTTTTGGGGTTCCATATCTATCACCTATAGCTCCTACCCGCTATAGAGATTTGAAGCAAGATACTTATATTCGTAATTTTATTTGGAGCATAAAAAAGCGTCCTGTAACAATACCTCACCAGGATATAAATGATATAAGAAATAAAGGTAGGGATAAATAG
- a CDS encoding GerAB/ArcD/ProY family transporter produces MLKKSDFVITSKQLIFIIIGCMVTTVNYNLPQVTSTEVGQDAWIPVIIGGLVPLFSIFMIERLHRNFPTQSFVQMTFLIFGKWLGNVIILSFILYIICLQAIVLRICSEITTTFILPQTPIWALSLLFIIVSGYVAIKGAKVVGRMNEFLFYLSLIALIMIILPVFEHSNLTNLLPVAEADISDLVLAARVTLYSYFGVEILFLIYSMVTRKDEVLKAAFTGITITISFYIIVVLACLLVFGAETMQALIWPVMILLKVINIPVFERLELFFLVICMSVGIRAIFNFGFAASFSIADLLNKIKLYPYIIVGYCLFVYIGAQIPENIIEILNWAYYGGYLFLFFGIGYPILYHVVYGIRKEKVMKGVQ; encoded by the coding sequence TTGTTGAAAAAATCAGATTTTGTTATAACAAGCAAACAATTAATTTTTATTATTATTGGTTGCATGGTAACTACGGTAAATTACAATCTACCCCAAGTAACATCTACTGAAGTAGGACAAGATGCTTGGATTCCCGTAATTATAGGTGGCCTTGTTCCCTTATTTTCAATTTTTATGATAGAAAGATTACACCGCAACTTCCCTACTCAAAGTTTTGTTCAAATGACTTTTTTAATTTTTGGAAAATGGTTAGGAAATGTAATTATATTGTCTTTTATATTATATATAATTTGTTTACAAGCAATTGTTTTGCGTATTTGTTCCGAAATTACCACAACATTTATTTTACCTCAAACGCCGATTTGGGCCCTTTCTTTATTATTTATCATTGTATCTGGATATGTCGCAATAAAAGGAGCTAAAGTAGTTGGCAGAATGAATGAATTTCTATTTTATTTATCCTTAATAGCATTAATCATGATTATTTTACCAGTTTTTGAACATTCAAATTTAACTAATCTTCTGCCTGTTGCAGAAGCTGATATTAGTGATTTGGTATTAGCTGCACGTGTAACTCTATACTCATATTTTGGTGTAGAAATTCTATTTTTAATTTATTCTATGGTTACAAGAAAGGACGAAGTGTTAAAAGCAGCATTTACTGGTATAACTATAACAATATCTTTTTATATTATAGTGGTTTTAGCATGTCTATTAGTTTTTGGAGCTGAAACCATGCAAGCTTTAATATGGCCAGTAATGATACTTCTAAAAGTTATTAATATTCCGGTTTTCGAACGATTAGAGTTATTTTTTCTTGTTATATGTATGTCTGTGGGAATTCGTGCCATATTTAATTTCGGCTTTGCTGCATCGTTTTCAATAGCTGATTTATTAAACAAAATAAAACTTTATCCTTATATAATAGTAGGCTATTGCTTATTTGTGTATATAGGTGCACAAATTCCCGAAAATATAATAGAAATTCTTAACTGGGCTTATTATGGAGGCTATTTGTTTTTATTTTTTGGTATTGGTTATCCTATTTTATACCATGTAGTTTATGGAATTCGCAAAGAAAAGGTGATGAAAGGTGTACAGTAA
- a CDS encoding Ger(x)C family spore germination protein, giving the protein MLPAFIFLSGCWDYKDLNEAIIPIVAAYDISEDKRFNYTVTTFSPNIEPEAERDNIIISKDFLNAGEFRQRLAHTSGRNYVLGRLETIIISEELARKGVGDVFDTLFRTPQIRYSLLLGVVEDRADEFMHFEEKEEKSLGKLLSLMLSVSQMHSFIPTTTLHELGIGINDIGYNPVIPTLKVQNNRVVLSGVAIFKSDKLIDKIDMDETRSLSLLRGIDTFGYIRFVVKEDGKIIDTGTVRGQNSRKVSVKRKDDTFIFTIDIDYEEAELIEHTGTQKINEEHLQKIEKNLAADIKEECEQFIKKMQTVYKFDCIDITRFAQAKWRKEIRDKIDNGFIEDAKINVNVSVDVQLKGETY; this is encoded by the coding sequence ATGTTGCCCGCATTTATCTTTCTCAGTGGATGTTGGGATTATAAAGATTTAAATGAAGCAATAATTCCTATTGTTGCCGCCTATGATATATCTGAGGATAAACGTTTTAATTATACTGTTACAACATTTTCCCCTAATATTGAGCCTGAAGCAGAAAGAGATAATATTATAATTAGTAAGGACTTTTTAAATGCAGGCGAATTTAGACAAAGATTAGCTCACACCTCAGGGCGTAACTATGTTTTAGGACGACTTGAAACAATAATAATAAGTGAAGAACTAGCAAGAAAAGGTGTAGGTGATGTATTTGATACTTTGTTTCGTACTCCCCAAATAAGATATTCCCTACTGTTAGGTGTAGTTGAAGACCGAGCTGATGAATTTATGCATTTTGAAGAGAAGGAAGAAAAAAGTTTAGGAAAGCTTTTAAGTTTAATGTTAAGTGTAAGTCAAATGCATTCTTTTATACCAACTACTACTTTACATGAGTTGGGAATAGGTATTAATGATATAGGTTATAACCCTGTCATACCAACATTAAAAGTACAAAATAATCGGGTAGTTTTATCTGGTGTTGCAATTTTTAAAAGTGATAAACTAATAGACAAAATTGATATGGATGAGACACGATCACTGTCTCTTTTACGTGGTATAGATACATTTGGATATATACGTTTTGTAGTAAAAGAAGATGGCAAAATTATTGATACTGGTACTGTCCGAGGCCAAAATTCAAGAAAAGTTTCAGTAAAACGAAAAGATGATACCTTTATTTTTACTATTGATATTGATTATGAAGAAGCTGAATTAATTGAACATACTGGTACACAAAAGATAAATGAAGAACATTTGCAAAAAATTGAAAAAAATTTAGCTGCTGATATAAAGGAAGAATGTGAACAGTTTATAAAAAAAATGCAAACCGTATATAAGTTTGATTGTATTGATATAACCCGATTTGCTCAGGCAAAATGGCGCAAAGAAATTCGTGACAAGATTGATAATGGTTTTATAGAAGATGCAAAAATCAATGTAAATGTTTCGGTCGATGTACAGCTAAAAGGTGAAACATATTAA
- a CDS encoding DUF1538 domain-containing protein, with protein MLGDIKDTVFEIVQAVLPVTIVVIILQFSLISMPMDVFLHFLAGTVMVTIGLILFMLGIKIGLLPLGETVGAEIPKWGSAVIVIAIAFILGFAVTVAEPDVRILADQVEFVSQGDISKSILIFMVALGVGIFVGLAMLRIILGIPLAYLLGAGYVFVLLLSFIVPSNFVPIAFDAGGVTTGPLTVPFILALGIGVASVLGGKSTLGDSFGLIGLASIGPVIAVMLLGVILQ; from the coding sequence TTGCTGGGTGATATTAAGGATACGGTTTTTGAAATTGTTCAGGCTGTTTTGCCTGTTACTATAGTAGTTATAATACTGCAGTTTTCTTTAATAAGTATGCCAATGGATGTTTTTTTACACTTTTTGGCTGGTACAGTTATGGTAACTATTGGTCTTATACTATTTATGTTAGGAATAAAAATTGGATTATTACCTTTAGGGGAGACAGTTGGAGCAGAAATACCTAAATGGGGTTCAGCAGTTATAGTAATAGCAATAGCTTTTATATTAGGATTTGCAGTAACAGTAGCAGAACCTGATGTAAGAATTTTAGCTGACCAAGTGGAATTTGTTTCTCAAGGTGATATTTCAAAATCAATATTAATCTTTATGGTTGCTTTAGGTGTAGGTATATTTGTAGGTTTAGCAATGTTAAGAATAATTTTAGGTATACCATTAGCATATCTCTTAGGAGCAGGCTATGTTTTTGTTTTACTATTATCTTTTATAGTGCCATCAAATTTTGTGCCAATAGCATTTGATGCTGGAGGGGTTACTACTGGTCCATTAACAGTTCCCTTTATATTAGCATTAGGTATAGGAGTAGCATCTGTTTTAGGTGGTAAATCAACTTTAGGAGATAGCTTTGGATTAATTGGTTTAGCTTCAATAGGGCCTGTTATAGCAGTTATGCTTCTGGGGGTGATTCTTCAGTAA
- a CDS encoding DUF1538 domain-containing protein — protein MDIQIFTGFDHVLLEVSQALAPLVVLFLIFQFAFLKLEREQIYRIIIGLILTFFGLAFFLQGVYVGFLPAGREMGTVLGGFEKLWIIIPIGFVLGFVATIAEPAVRVLSYEVEKTSSGYIKEMVILLTLALGVGVFVALGMAKIIYGIPFYYIIIPGYLIVLLMLKFSAPEFTAIAFDSGGVATGPMTVTFIMAMAIGIADTMPGRDAVIDGFGLIALVALAPIIAVMALGLLYKDKEEL, from the coding sequence ATGGATATACAAATTTTTACTGGTTTTGACCATGTGTTACTAGAAGTGTCACAAGCTTTAGCTCCATTAGTAGTGTTGTTTTTAATATTTCAATTTGCTTTTCTTAAGTTAGAAAGAGAACAAATATATAGGATAATAATAGGGCTTATATTAACATTTTTCGGATTAGCCTTTTTTCTACAAGGTGTTTATGTTGGATTTCTTCCTGCAGGTAGGGAGATGGGTACTGTATTAGGTGGATTTGAAAAGTTATGGATAATAATACCTATAGGATTTGTTTTAGGGTTTGTTGCCACGATAGCCGAACCTGCGGTTAGGGTTTTAAGCTACGAAGTTGAGAAAACATCAAGTGGTTATATAAAGGAAATGGTTATTTTGTTAACCCTTGCCTTAGGTGTAGGTGTATTTGTAGCTTTAGGTATGGCAAAGATAATTTATGGTATACCTTTTTATTATATTATTATACCGGGATATTTAATTGTATTATTAATGTTAAAGTTTTCAGCTCCAGAATTTACTGCCATTGCCTTCGATTCTGGTGGGGTTGCTACAGGACCAATGACAGTAACATTTATTATGGCAATGGCTATAGGAATAGCAGATACTATGCCAGGTAGAGATGCAGTTATAGATGGATTTGGTCTTATAGCATTAGTAGCTTTAGCTCCTATAATAGCTGTTATGGCTTTAGGGCTATTATATAAAGATAAGGAGGAATTATAG